From the genome of Solidesulfovibrio sp., one region includes:
- the pspC gene encoding envelope stress response membrane protein PspC, producing the protein MRHYSELRLGELYRSRSGLLLGVCKGLARFLDVPVFWLRVLVLVLTPFTGIWPMVAAYLIAGFVIKPEPVIAPDSDEERAFYDDYVTSRANALTRVKRRFERLDKRIRRLEDHVTSREFDFDRRLRHP; encoded by the coding sequence ATGAGACACTACAGCGAACTGCGCCTGGGCGAGCTCTACCGCTCGCGGTCGGGCCTGCTGCTTGGCGTGTGCAAGGGCCTGGCCCGCTTCCTGGACGTGCCGGTCTTCTGGCTGCGGGTCCTCGTCCTGGTGCTGACGCCCTTTACCGGCATATGGCCCATGGTCGCGGCCTATCTGATCGCCGGCTTCGTCATCAAGCCCGAGCCCGTGATCGCGCCGGACTCCGACGAGGAACGGGCCTTCTACGACGACTACGTCACGTCCCGGGCCAACGCGCTGACCCGGGTCAAGCGCCGCTTCGAGCGCCTGGACAAACGCATCCGGCGGCTGGAGGACCACGTCACCTCGCGCGAGTTCGACTTCGACCGCCGGCTGCGCCATCCCTGA